The Actinocorallia herbida DNA window GAAGCCCGTGCAGACGTCCGTGCCGCCCGACAGAGAGCCGAGCAGCACGTCGGCCTTGACGTGCTCGTACACCCACGAGAAGCCCTCGGGAGGCAGCGGGGAGCCCGTCGAGCCGATGAGCCGCAGCGGCCCGAGGTCGAGATCCGCGCCAGGGGTGAGCCCCGCCTTCTCCGACGCGGTGATGTAGGGCGCGCCGAGTCCGAGATGGGTGGTGCCGGTCTCGGCGGCGAGCCGCCACAGCACGTCGCCGGCCGGGGCGCCGTCGAACACGACGATCGTCGCGCCGACCATGAGCCCGCTGACCAGGTAGTTCCACATCATCCACCCGGTGGTGGTGAACCAGAAGAACACGTCGCCGGGCCCGAGGTCCTGGTGCAGCGCGAGCGACTTGGTGTGCTCCAGCACCATGCCGCCGTGGCCGTGCACGATGGGCTTCGGCAGCCCGGTCGTGCCGGAGGAGTAGAGGATCCACAGCGGCTGGTCGAACGGGACCCGGTCGAACTCCAAGGCTCCGGGCCGTGCCAGATCGGCGTACGCGATCGTCCCTTCCGGGACGTCGTCGCGCAGGACGGGGATGGCGATGGTCGCCGCGAGGGTCGGCAGCTCCGCCCGGATCTGGGCGACGACCTCGCTCCGGTCGAACTCCTTGGCCCCGTAGCGGTAGCCGTCGATGGTGAGCAGGACCTTCGGCTCGATCTGCCGGAACCTGTCGATCACGGACGCCGCGCCGAAGTCCGGCGAGCACGACGACCACGCCGCGCCCAGCGACGCCGCCGCGAGCATGACGACCAGGGCCTCGGGCCGGTTCGGCAGGTAGCCCACGACCCGGTCGCCCCGGCCGACGCCCAGCGCGGCGAGCCCCGCCCGCGCCCCGGCCACGGCCTCGGCCAGCTCGGCCCAGGTCAGCGCCGAGCCGGGCGCCCCGTCCGTCCGGTAGACGACGGCGGGCGCGCCGGGCCGCTCGGCCGCGTGCCGCAGCATGTTCTCGGCGTAGTTCAGCCGGGCGGCGGGGAACCAGCGCAGCCCGTCGACGGGCATGGGCCCGCCCTCCCGGACGGGCCCGTCGCCCCGGTCGCCGACCACGTCGAACCAGCGCCACACGGTGTCCCAGAACCCGTCGACGTCCGCGACCGACCACTCCCAGAGGGCCGCGTAGTCGGCGGGCACGGGGTCCAGCGCCCGGCCGAACGCGGTGATCCGCGCCCGCTCGACGGTCTCCGGCGACGGCTCCCAGAGGGCGACACCCTCGTGCACGGCGGTACTCCTCTGCTCGCTGACGGTCAGACGCCCGGCCAGTCCGGGGTGCGCTTCTCGTTGAAGGCCGCGATGCCCTCCCGGCGGTCGGCCGACATCGCGGTGGTCCGCCACGCGTTGTCCTCGACGTCCATCGCCGACACCAGGTCGAGCGGCGCGCCGTTGCGCAGCGCCCGCTTGGCGGCCCGGGTCGCGATGGGCGAGTTCGCGGCGATCGCCCTGGCCGTCTCCAGCGCGGTGTCACGGGCGCCGCCCTCGGGGGCCGGCCGGTCCACGATGCCGAGCGCGACCGCCTCCTCGAAGGCGACCTTCCGGCCGGTGAGGACGAGGTCGGCGGCCTTGGCCGGGCCGACGCGGCGGGCCATGAGCTGGGTGCCGCCGCCGCCCGGGACGAGCCCGATCGACACCTCGGGCAGCCCGAAGACCGTGCCGGGCTGGGCCGCGATGAGGTCGCAGGACAGGGCGAGCTCGGTGCCGCCGCCGAGCGCGAAGCCGTGCACCGCGGCCACGACGGGCTGCGGCAGGCCGAGCACCGCGCCGAACGCGGCCCGGAACACCGGCCGCTGGCGCAGCAGGTCGGCGTCGCTCATGCCGTTGCGCTCCTTGAGGTCGGCGCCGACGCAGAACGCCTTCTCGCCGCTCGCCGAGAGCACCACCGCGTGCGCGCGGGACGCGCCGACCTCGGCGCACACCCGGGCGAGCTCCTCGGCCATCGCGGTCGACAGGGCGTTGAGCGCCTTCGGCCGGTCCAGAGTGATCTCCGCGACGGTACCACCGTGCCACGTGAGCCCGATCACGCGCTCACCCCCAGCTCGCGCGCGATGATCATGCGCTGCACCTCGGAGGTGCCTTCGCCGATCTCGAGGATCTTGGCGTCGCGGTAGAAGCGGCCGACGGGGAATTCGTTCATGAAGCCGTAGCCGCCGAAGATCTGGGTGGCGTCGCGGGAGTTGTCCATGGCGGCGTCGGAGGCGGTGAGCTTGGCGATGGCGGCCTCCTTCTTGAAGGGCTGCCCGGCCAGGAGTTTCGCGGCGGCGGCGTAGTAGGCGACGCGGGCGGTCCAGGCGCGGCGTTCCATGTCGGCGATCTTGAACTGGATGGCCTGGTACTCCCCGATCGGCCGGCCGAACGCGGCCCGTTCCTTGACGTAGCGCAGGCTCTCGTCGACGCAGCCCTGGGCGAGTCCCACCGACAGGGCGGCGATGGCGATGCGGCCCTCGTCCAGGATGCGCAGGAACTGGGCGTAGCCCCGGCCGCGCTCACCCAGCAGGTTCGCCGCGGGCACCCGCACGTCGTCGAACCACAGCTCGCGGGTGTCGGAGGCGCGCCAGCCGACCTTGGAGTACTCCGGGCCGACCTTGAAGCCGGGCGTGCCGTTCGGCACGATGATCGTGGAGATCTCCCGCTCACCGGTGAGCGCGGTGACCGTGACGAACTCGGTGATGTCGGTACCGGAATTCGTGATGAAGCACTTCGACCCGTTGATGACCCAGGTGTCGCCGTCCAGCACCGCGGTCGTGCGCATGCCGCCCGGCACATCCGAGCCGCCGCCCGGCTCGGTCAGCCCGAACCCCGCCAGGCGCGCGCCCGACAGCAGCGACGGCAGATGGCGCTGCTTCTGCTCCTCGGTCCCGAACCGGAACACCGGCATCGCGCCCAGCCCGACCCCGGCCTCCAGCGTGATCGCCACCGACGAGTCCACCCGCGCGAGTTCCTCCAGCGCCAGGCAGAAGGTGAAGTAGTCACCGCCCATGCCCCCGTACTCCTCGGGGAACGGCAGCCCGAACAGGCCCATCTTCCCCATCCCGGCGACCAGGTCGTAGGGGAAGTGGCCCTTCTCGTAGTAGTCGCCGATGACGGGCGCGACGGCCTCCCGCGCGAACGCGGTGACGGTGTCGCGCAGCGCCGTCTGCTCCTCGGTGAGGCTGAAGTCGATCACGAGCTGCTCCTTGCGGTGACGACGCGGGAAGGGGAGGGACGGCCCAGGCGCTCGGCCATCCAGACACTGGTCTCGACGAGCGCGTCGAGGCTGACGCCGTGGGAGATGCCGAGGCCGTCGAGCATCCAGACCAGGTCCTCGGTGGCGAGGTTGCCGGTGGCGGACTCCGCGTAAGGGCAGCCGCCGAGGCCGCCCGCGGAGGAGTCCACGGTGGTGACGCCCGCTTGGAGGGCGGCGAGGGTGTTGGCCAGGGCCTGGCCGTAGGTGTCGTGGAAATGCACGGCCAAAGGCTCGGGGCTGTCGAACGCCGCGATCAGCTCCTGCACCCGGCCCGCCGTGCCGACGCCGATGGTGTCGCCGAGGCTGAGCTCGTGGATGCCCAGGTCGAAGAGGCGCCGCCCGGCCTCGGCGACCTGCGCGACGGGCACATCGCCCTCCCACGGGTCGCCGAAGGCCATCGAGAGATAAGCCCGCACCCACAGGCCCGCTTCACGCGCGCGGGTGACGACGGGCTCGAACATCGCGTACTGCTCGTCCATCGACCGGTTGAGGTTGCGCCGCGCGAAGGACTCCGTCGCGCTGGCGAAGATGGCGACGTCGCTCACGCCGGACTCGAGCGCGCGGTCCAGGCCGCGCTCGTTCGGCACCAGCACGGGGTGGCGCACGCCCGGCGCACGATCGAGCGCGGCCAGGAGGTCCGCCGCGTCCGCGAGCTGCGGCACCCACTTCGGATGCACGAAGCTGGTCGCCTCGATCACCTTCAACCCCGTAGCGGCGAGCCGAGTGAGGAACTCGGCTTTGACGGCCACCGGGACGACGGCCTTCTCGTTCTGGAGGCCGTCGCGCGGACCGACCTCGTAGATGGTGACGCGCTCTGGCAGGTTCATCCGGCCGCCTCCTTCGGGGTGATCTCGGCGAGCACCTCGTCCAGCGCCACCTGGACGCCCGCCCGCACCGGCACCGCCGTGACGGTCCCGGCGACGGCCGCGGTCACGGTGTGCTCCATCTTCATCGCCTCCACGACGACGATCGGCTGCCCTTCGCCCACCTCGTCGCCTTCGGCGACCTTCACGGCGAGGACCGTCCCGGGCATCGGGCTGCGCAGGACGCCGCCCGCCGCGGCGGAGGCCCCGGCGCGCAGGGTGCGCTCCCGCTCCCGCACCGCCCAGGTCCTGCCCTCCGCGCCGATCCACACGGTCCCGTCGGGGCCGGTGACGCGCCGGTGGGGGATCCGGCGTCCGGCGAAGACGATCGCGTCGCCGTCGAGCGCCGCCGGGACGGGGTCACCCCCGTCGATCGAGACCTCGGCCGCGCGGGTGCGCACCTCGACGTGCTCGGCGGCGTCCACGACGAGGGCGTGCGGGCTCCAGGCGGCCTCGCCGAGCCGCCAGCCGTCCGTCGCGTCCCAGGGCCCGTCCCCGGTCGGCGCGACCGCCCGCATCCGCGCCAGCGCCGCCGCGGCCGGGACCCACGCGGGGGTCTCCCGCCCGGTCAGCTCCGGCAGGACGCGCTCCACGAGGCCCGTGTCCAGCTCACCCGCCCCGACCTCGGGCCTGGCCAGCAGATCGCGCAGGAAACCCGTGTTCGTCGGCACCCCGAGCAGCGTGTAGGAGGCGAGCGCGGAGTCCAGCGCGCGCAGGGCCTCGGCCCTGTCCCGCCCGTGCGCGATCACCTTGGCGAGCATCGGGTCGTACCGGCTGCCGACCTCGCCGCCCGCGACGATCCCCGAGTCCACCCGCGCGCCGGGCGGCTCCTCCAGGAGCAGGATCCTCCCGCCCGTCGGAAGGAACCCCCGCGAGGGGTCCTCGGCATAGATCCGCGCCTCGACCGCGTGCCCGTCGAGCACCACGTCCGCCTGCCCGAACGGCAGCGGCTCACCCGCGGCGGCCCGGAGCTGGAGCTCCACCAGGTCCAGCCCGGTGACCAGCTCGGTCACGGGGTGCTCGACCTGGAGCCGCGTGTTCATCTCCATGAAGTAGGCGCCCTCGGGACGCCCGTCCGCGGACCCGTCGCCCGCCCTGGCGCCGTCGCCCGCGACGATGAACTCGACGGTGCCCGCGCCCACGTAGCCGATGGCCCGGGCGGCGTCCACCGCGGAGGCGCCCAGGGCCGCGCGTTCGGCCGGGGTGAGGAAGGGGGAGGGGGCCTCTTCGATGATCTTCTGGTGGCGGCGCTGGAGACTGCACTCGCGTTCGGCCAGATGGACGACGGCGCCGTGGGCGTCGGCGAAGATCTGCACCTCGATGTGGCGCGGGGCGGTGACGAAGCGCTCGATGAGGAGCGTGTCGTCGCCGAAGGCGCCGCGTGCCTCGCGGCGGGCCGAGGCGATGGCGTCGCCCAGCTCGCCCGGCTCGGTGACCAGGCGCATGCCCTTGCCGCCGCCGCCCGCCGAGGGCTTGAGCAGGACGGGCAGGCCGACCTCCAAGGCCGCGGCCACCAGCTCCCCGTCCTCCAGGCCGCGTCCGCTGCGGCCCGGCACGACGGGCACACCGGCCGCGGCGACGGTCTCCTTGGCGGCGATCTTGTCGCCCATCGCGTCGATCGCGGAGGGCGGCGGGCCGACGAACACCAGGCCGGCGGCCGCGCAGTCGCGGGCGAACGCGGCGTTCTCCGACAGGAAGCCGTAGCCGGGGTGGATCGCCTCCGCGCCGGTGGCCAGGGCCGCGGCGATGACGGCCGCGCCGTCCAGGTAGGACGGGATCTCCACGGCGGCGTCGGCGAGCCGGACGTGCGGGGCCGCCGCGTCGTCGGGCGCGTACACGGCGACGCCGCGCACGCCGAGGCGGCGGAGGGTCCGCAGGACCCGGACGGCGATCTCGCCGCGGTTGGCGATGAGCACTGCGCTGAACATGGGCCTCACATCCGGAAGACGCCGTAGCCGACGTCGTCGAGGGGGGCGTTGGCGGCCGCCGCGAGGGCGAGGCCGAGGACGCGGCGGGTGTCGGCGGGGTCGATGACGCCGTCGTCCCACAGCCGCGCGGTGGAGTAGTAGGGGCTGCCCTGCGTCTCGTACTGGGCGCGGACGGCCTCGGGGTCGGTGTCGCCGACGGTCGTCAGGACGGACGCGGCCTGCTCGCCGCCCATGACGGAGATCCGCGCGTTCGGCCACATCCACAGGAAGCGGGGCGAATAGGCCCGGCCGCACATCGCGTAGTTCCCCGCCCCGTAGGAGCCGCCGATGATCACGGTGAGCTTCGGCACCCGCGCGCAGGAGACGGCCGTGACCATTTTCGCGCCGTGCTTGGCGATGCCCCCGGCCTCGTAGTCGCGGCCGACCATGAACCCCGAGATGTTCTGGAGGAACACCAGCGGGATCGAGCGCCGGTCGCACAGTTCGATGAAGTGCGCGCCCTTCATCGCCGACTCCGCGAACAGGATGCCGTTGTTGGCGATGATCCCGACCGGGTGCCCGTGCAGATGGGCGAACCCGGTGACGAGGGTGGTGCCGTACTCCTTCTTGAACTCGGTGAACTCGCTTCCGTCCACCAGACGGGCGATGACCGAGCGCACGTCGTAGGGGGTGCGCGGGTCGGGCGGGACGATCCCGTACAGCTCCGACGGGTCATAGAGCGGCTCGGCGGCCTTGGCCGTCTCCCATGGGACGGCCTGGCGCGGCCCGAGCGTGGCGATGATCTCCCGGACGATGCGGAGCGCGTCCTCGTCGTCGTCGGCGAGGTGGTCGGTGACCCCGGAGACGCGGGAGTGGAGGTCCCCGCCGCCCAGCTCCTCGGCCGTGACGACCTCGCCCGTCGCGGCCTTCACCAGGGGAGGCCCGCCGAGGAAGATCGTGCCCTGCTCCCGGACGATGACCGTCTCGTCGCTCATCGCCGGGACATAGGCGCCCCCTGCGGTGCAGGAGCCCATGACGGCGGAGATCTGCGCGACGCCGAGCTTGGAGAGGTTCGCCTGGTTGTAGAAGATCCGGCCGAAGTGCTCCCGGTCGGGGAAGACCTCGTCCTGCATCGGCAGGAAGGCCCCGCCGGAGTCGACCAGCGCGATCGAGGGCAGCCGGTTGTGCAGGGCCACCTCCTGGGCGCGCAGGTGCTTCTTCACCGTCATCGGGAAGTAGGTGCCGCCCTTGACCGTGGCGTCGTTGGCGATGACGACGCACTCGCGGCCCGAGACCCGGCCGATTCCCGCGATCATGCCCGCGCCCGGGGCGTCGCCGCCGTAGAGGCCGTGCGCGGCGAGCGGGGCGAGCTCGAGGAAGGGCGAGCCGGGGTCGAGGAGCCGGTCGACCCGGTCGCGCGGCAGCAGCTTGCCGCGCGCCACATGCCGCTCGCGCGAACGCGCGGGACCGCCCAGGGCGGCTTCGGCCAGGTGCTCGCGCAGTTCCGCGACCAGCGCGCGGTTGGCCGCCGCGTTGTGGTCGCGCTGGTCGTCGGTGAGGTCGACGCGGCCCGGCAGCACGCCCAACGCTTCCTCCAGGTGGCTCGGCGGGTGAGAGTTTCCGGCAACTGTTAATGAGCGCTAACAAACGCGATGTTAGCGAGCCCTAACAGTCTCGTCTAGACTCCTCCCATGGAGATCGGTACCCGCGAACGACGCGCTCAGATCTTGGCCGCGGCGACGGATCTGTTCGCGCGGCGCGGCTACCACGGCGTGTCGATCTCGGAGCTCGGCGCGGCCGTCGGCCTCACCGGACCCGCCCTTTACCGGCACTTCAAGGGCAAGGAGGCGCTGCTCGCGGAGATCCTCCTGGACATCAGCACCCGGCTGCACCGCGGCGGCGTCGCGCGCGCCGGGGCCGCGGCCGATCCGCTGGACGCGCTGCTGGAATGGCAGATCTCCTTCGCGCTCGACCATCCCGCCCTCATCACCGTGCACGAGCGCGAGCTTCCCCACGTGCCCGAGGCCCCGCGGCGCGAGATCCGCAGGATCCAGCGCGCCTATGTGGAGGAATGGGTGGCCGTCGTCGGCGCCCGGGTGCCCCGCCCCGAGGCCGAGACCAGGGCCGCCGTGCACGCCGCCATCGGCCTGATCAACTCCACCCCCTACAGCGCCGACGGCCTTGCCCGCCCCGAGATGGCCGCCCTGCTGCACACGATGGCCAAGGCCGCCCTGCTGGCCCCGCCCGCATCCCCGCCGACCGCGGCGGCCGTACGGGAAGCGCCCCGGGCGCGACTTGACCGCCCGATCTGACCGCCTGATCCGCACGCCTACTATTGCGGTTGTGAACGCACCCTTCGTCAGCCCCATCAAGGAGCTGCTGGACGACCTGCACGCCCGGCTCACCGACCGGCGTGACGGCGAAGTAGCCACCTACATCCCCGAACTGGGCAAGGCCGACCCCGAATGGCTCGGCCTGGCCGTCGCGACGCTCGACGGCACCCTGTACGAGGCGGGCGACACCGACGTCCCGTTCACGATCCAGTCCGTCTCCAAGCCGTTCGTCTACGCGCTGGCCCTCCAGGACCGGGGGCTGGAGGACGTGCTCAAGTGCGTCGGCGTCGAGCCCACCGGCGACGCGTTCAACGCGGTCCGGCTGGAGCCGGTCTCCGGCCGCCCCTACAACCCGATGGTCAACTCCGGGGCGATCGTCACCAGCACCCTCGTCGGCGGCGCGAACCAGGAGGAGCGCCGCGGCCGGATCCTCAGCGGCCTGTCGGCGTTCGCCGGGCGCGCGCTCGAGGTCGACGGGAAGGTCCTGTCGTCGGAGTCGGCGACGGGCGACCGCAACCGGGCGCTGGCCTACCTCATGCACGGCGCGGGCGTCCTCACCTGCCCCGTCGAGGACGCCCTCGCGCTGTACTTCGAGCAGTGCGCCGCCCTCGTCACCACCCGCGATCTCGCGGTGATGACCGCGACCCTCGCGGGCGGCGGCGTCAACCCGCTCACCGGCGAGACCGTCGTGTCGGTCGAGGCCGCGGCCAACGCGCTGACCGTCATGGCGACCTGCGGCACCTACGACTACGCCGGCGAATGGCTCGTGCGCGCGGGGCTGCCCGCCAAGAGCGGGGTGTCCGGCGGGCTCATCGCCGCGCTGCCCTCGCAGCTCGGCCTCGGCGCGTTCAGCCCGCGCCTGGACGCCCGGGGCAACAGCGTCCGGGCCGTCGCGGCCTGCGAGGAGCTG harbors:
- a CDS encoding acetoacetate--CoA ligase codes for the protein MHEGVALWEPSPETVERARITAFGRALDPVPADYAALWEWSVADVDGFWDTVWRWFDVVGDRGDGPVREGGPMPVDGLRWFPAARLNYAENMLRHAAERPGAPAVVYRTDGAPGSALTWAELAEAVAGARAGLAALGVGRGDRVVGYLPNRPEALVVMLAAASLGAAWSSCSPDFGAASVIDRFRQIEPKVLLTIDGYRYGAKEFDRSEVVAQIRAELPTLAATIAIPVLRDDVPEGTIAYADLARPGALEFDRVPFDQPLWILYSSGTTGLPKPIVHGHGGMVLEHTKSLALHQDLGPGDVFFWFTTTGWMMWNYLVSGLMVGATIVVFDGAPAGDVLWRLAAETGTTHLGLGAPYITASEKAGLTPGADLDLGPLRLIGSTGSPLPPEGFSWVYEHVKADVLLGSLSGGTDVCTGFVGPVPLLPVRAGVIQCRSLGAAVRAFDEAGRPLVDEVGELVLTEPMPCMPVGFWHDPGRTRYREAYFADYPGVWRHGDWVKILPDGGCVIYGRSDSTLNRGGVRMGTSDFYRVVEAFEEIADSLVVDTGRLGAEGRLLLYVQMAEGASLDEDLLGRLKAALRADLSPRHVPDSVIEVPGIPRTLSGKKLEVPVRKILQGADPATAANRDSLADPSLLDHFVPDEPDSPA
- a CDS encoding enoyl-CoA hydratase/isomerase family protein — encoded protein: MIGLTWHGGTVAEITLDRPKALNALSTAMAEELARVCAEVGASRAHAVVLSASGEKAFCVGADLKERNGMSDADLLRQRPVFRAAFGAVLGLPQPVVAAVHGFALGGGTELALSCDLIAAQPGTVFGLPEVSIGLVPGGGGTQLMARRVGPAKAADLVLTGRKVAFEEAVALGIVDRPAPEGGARDTALETARAIAANSPIATRAAKRALRNGAPLDLVSAMDVEDNAWRTTAMSADRREGIAAFNEKRTPDWPGV
- a CDS encoding acyl-CoA dehydrogenase family protein gives rise to the protein MIDFSLTEEQTALRDTVTAFAREAVAPVIGDYYEKGHFPYDLVAGMGKMGLFGLPFPEEYGGMGGDYFTFCLALEELARVDSSVAITLEAGVGLGAMPVFRFGTEEQKQRHLPSLLSGARLAGFGLTEPGGGSDVPGGMRTTAVLDGDTWVINGSKCFITNSGTDITEFVTVTALTGEREISTIIVPNGTPGFKVGPEYSKVGWRASDTRELWFDDVRVPAANLLGERGRGYAQFLRILDEGRIAIAALSVGLAQGCVDESLRYVKERAAFGRPIGEYQAIQFKIADMERRAWTARVAYYAAAAKLLAGQPFKKEAAIAKLTASDAAMDNSRDATQIFGGYGFMNEFPVGRFYRDAKILEIGEGTSEVQRMIIARELGVSA
- a CDS encoding hydroxymethylglutaryl-CoA lyase; translation: MNLPERVTIYEVGPRDGLQNEKAVVPVAVKAEFLTRLAATGLKVIEATSFVHPKWVPQLADAADLLAALDRAPGVRHPVLVPNERGLDRALESGVSDVAIFASATESFARRNLNRSMDEQYAMFEPVVTRAREAGLWVRAYLSMAFGDPWEGDVPVAQVAEAGRRLFDLGIHELSLGDTIGVGTAGRVQELIAAFDSPEPLAVHFHDTYGQALANTLAALQAGVTTVDSSAGGLGGCPYAESATGNLATEDLVWMLDGLGISHGVSLDALVETSVWMAERLGRPSPSRVVTARSSS
- a CDS encoding acetyl/propionyl/methylcrotonyl-CoA carboxylase subunit alpha, which produces MFSAVLIANRGEIAVRVLRTLRRLGVRGVAVYAPDDAAAPHVRLADAAVEIPSYLDGAAVIAAALATGAEAIHPGYGFLSENAAFARDCAAAGLVFVGPPPSAIDAMGDKIAAKETVAAAGVPVVPGRSGRGLEDGELVAAALEVGLPVLLKPSAGGGGKGMRLVTEPGELGDAIASARREARGAFGDDTLLIERFVTAPRHIEVQIFADAHGAVVHLAERECSLQRRHQKIIEEAPSPFLTPAERAALGASAVDAARAIGYVGAGTVEFIVAGDGARAGDGSADGRPEGAYFMEMNTRLQVEHPVTELVTGLDLVELQLRAAAGEPLPFGQADVVLDGHAVEARIYAEDPSRGFLPTGGRILLLEEPPGARVDSGIVAGGEVGSRYDPMLAKVIAHGRDRAEALRALDSALASYTLLGVPTNTGFLRDLLARPEVGAGELDTGLVERVLPELTGRETPAWVPAAAALARMRAVAPTGDGPWDATDGWRLGEAAWSPHALVVDAAEHVEVRTRAAEVSIDGGDPVPAALDGDAIVFAGRRIPHRRVTGPDGTVWIGAEGRTWAVRERERTLRAGASAAAGGVLRSPMPGTVLAVKVAEGDEVGEGQPIVVVEAMKMEHTVTAAVAGTVTAVPVRAGVQVALDEVLAEITPKEAAG
- a CDS encoding carboxyl transferase domain-containing protein; translated protein: MLPGRVDLTDDQRDHNAAANRALVAELREHLAEAALGGPARSRERHVARGKLLPRDRVDRLLDPGSPFLELAPLAAHGLYGGDAPGAGMIAGIGRVSGRECVVIANDATVKGGTYFPMTVKKHLRAQEVALHNRLPSIALVDSGGAFLPMQDEVFPDREHFGRIFYNQANLSKLGVAQISAVMGSCTAGGAYVPAMSDETVIVREQGTIFLGGPPLVKAATGEVVTAEELGGGDLHSRVSGVTDHLADDDEDALRIVREIIATLGPRQAVPWETAKAAEPLYDPSELYGIVPPDPRTPYDVRSVIARLVDGSEFTEFKKEYGTTLVTGFAHLHGHPVGIIANNGILFAESAMKGAHFIELCDRRSIPLVFLQNISGFMVGRDYEAGGIAKHGAKMVTAVSCARVPKLTVIIGGSYGAGNYAMCGRAYSPRFLWMWPNARISVMGGEQAASVLTTVGDTDPEAVRAQYETQGSPYYSTARLWDDGVIDPADTRRVLGLALAAAANAPLDDVGYGVFRM
- a CDS encoding TetR/AcrR family transcriptional regulator, with the translated sequence MEIGTRERRAQILAAATDLFARRGYHGVSISELGAAVGLTGPALYRHFKGKEALLAEILLDISTRLHRGGVARAGAAADPLDALLEWQISFALDHPALITVHERELPHVPEAPRREIRRIQRAYVEEWVAVVGARVPRPEAETRAAVHAAIGLINSTPYSADGLARPEMAALLHTMAKAALLAPPASPPTAAAVREAPRARLDRPI
- the glsA gene encoding glutaminase A produces the protein MNAPFVSPIKELLDDLHARLTDRRDGEVATYIPELGKADPEWLGLAVATLDGTLYEAGDTDVPFTIQSVSKPFVYALALQDRGLEDVLKCVGVEPTGDAFNAVRLEPVSGRPYNPMVNSGAIVTSTLVGGANQEERRGRILSGLSAFAGRALEVDGKVLSSESATGDRNRALAYLMHGAGVLTCPVEDALALYFEQCAALVTTRDLAVMTATLAGGGVNPLTGETVVSVEAAANALTVMATCGTYDYAGEWLVRAGLPAKSGVSGGLIAALPSQLGLGAFSPRLDARGNSVRAVAACEELSTRFGLHLMRPSERSGPVFHRTLRGDTAHSSRVRAHDERSALARLGGAIRVYVLRGDLAFGTAEAVVRTISEDTDSVRWVVLDLKRAGRVAPVAVTLLEGLAAKLKERGITTVIVDTEKRVAVRSAVIAETRDEAMELCEDALLAEAGAARPEVPIAEQDLLRGLDPFMVTALDAYLETREYETGERLVQDVAALCFILSGGLARQVIIGERAVRETSMGPGTAVGRLALIDDAGHSHRIVAEEPTACKVLTTQSLARLERDSPRLADALRWSIANAIAERLRRTDAENHALIH